One genomic segment of Dromaius novaehollandiae isolate bDroNov1 chromosome 12, bDroNov1.hap1, whole genome shotgun sequence includes these proteins:
- the MST1 gene encoding hepatocyte growth factor-like protein isoform X1: MRRPGDAAAGLGTMQAALGLLLALAAALGSGQRSPLNDFQRLRAAELLAAPAGPSPPPPERGPVEQCAQRCAASPACRAFHHDRQSQLCQLLPWTQHSPHVQLQKNTHYDLYQKKDYLQECIAAEGASYRGTRAVTEKGIPCQHWQATTPHDHRFLPSPRNGLEENYCRNPDRDKRGPWCYTMDPDVRHQSCGIKKCEDAVCMSCNGEDYRGFVDRTESGAECQRWDLQHPHKHPYHPDKYPDEGLDDNFCRNPDSSERPWCYTTDPGREREFCRIRVCTEKRPRPGNVTTGCFKGKGEGYRGRVNVTVSGIACQRWDAQTPHKHHFMPEKYPCKDLQENYCRNPDSSEAPWCFTTRPTLRVAFCFQIRRCADELGAQDCYHGHGEQYHGHVSKTRKGITCQRWSAQEPHVPLISPASHPDAHLEENYCRNPDNDSHGPWCYTMDPRTPFDYCAIKPCAGDKVPSVLENADAVAFEQCGRRDERLQRKGRIVGGQPGNSPWTVSIRNRAGVHFCGGSLVKEQWVISTRQCFSSCDADLSGYEVQLGTLFKDPGPEDPDKQAIPIVRIVCGPSESHLVLLKLARPAVLNKRVALICLPPERYVVPAQTVCEIAGWGETGGTADGSVLNVAQLPVLSNEECNAALRGRVKESELCTAPLRVGVGACEGDYGGPLACFTHDCWVLEGVITPSRVCARTDQPALFIRTSLYVDWIHKVMKMI; this comes from the exons ATGCGCAGGCCGGGGGAcgcggcggccgggctggggaCAATGCAGGCCGCGCTGGGGCTCCTGCTCGCCCTCGCCGCGGCCCTGGGCTCAG GCCAGCGCTCGCCCCTCAACGACTTCCAGCGCCTGCGAGCCGCCGAGCTGCTGGCAGCACCCgccggcccctcgccgccgccgcccgagcgGGGCCCCGTGGAGCAGTGCGCCCAGCGCTGCGCCGCCAGCCCGGCCTGCCG GGCCTTTCACCACGACCGGCAgagccagctgtgccagctgctgccctggacCCAGCACTCGCCCCACGTCCAGCTGCAGAAGAACACCCACTACGACCTCTACCAGAAGAAAG ACTACCTGCAGGAGTGCATCGCCGCCGAGGGTGCCAGCTACCGCGGCACGCGGGCCGTGACGGAGAAGGGCATCCCCTGCCAGCACTGGCAAGCCACCACCCCGCACGACCACAG GTTCCTGCCCTCCCCGCGCAACGGGCTGGAGGAGAACTACTGCCGAAACCCCGACAGGGACAAGCGGGGCCCTTGGTGCTACACCATGGACCCCGACGTGCGGCACCAGAGCTGCGGCATCAAGAAGTGTGAGGACG CCGTCTGCATGAGCTGCAACGGGGAGGACTACCGGGGCTTCGTGGACCGCACCGAGTCGGGCGCCGAGTGCCAGCGCTGGGACCTGCAGCACCCGCACAAGCACCCCTACCACCCGGACAA GTACCCCGACGAGGGCCTGGACGACAACTTCTGCCGCAACCCCGACAGCTCCGAGCGGCCCTGGTGCTACACGACGGACCCCGGGCGGGAGCGCGAGTTTTGCCGGATCCGCGTGTGCA CAGAGAAGCGCCCGCGGCCCGGCAACGTCACCACCGGCTGCTTCAAAGGGAAGGGCGAAGGCTACCGGGGCCGGGTGAACGTCACCGTGTCGGGCATCGCCTGCCAGCGCTGGGACGCCCAGACGCCCCACAAGCACCACTTCATGCCCGAGAAGTACCCGTGCAA GGACCTGCAGGAGAACTACTGCCGCAACCCCGACAGCTCTGAGGCCCCGTGGTGCTTCACCACCCGGCCCACCTTGCGCGTGGCCTTCTGCTTCCAGATCCGGCGCTGCGCCGACGAGCTGGGTGCCCAAG ACTGCTACCACGGCCACGGAGAGCAGTACCATGGCCACGTCAGCAAGACGCGCAAGGGCATCACGTGCCAGCGGTGGTCGGCGCAGGAGCCCCATGTGCCACT GATCTCGCCCGCCAGCCACCCGGATGCCCACCTGGAGGAGAACTACTGCCGCAACCCCGATAACGACAGCCACGGCCCCTGGTGCTACACCATGGACCCCCGCACGCCCTTCGACTACTGCGCCATCAAGCCCTGCG CTGGGGACAAGGTGCCGTCTGTCCTGGAGAACGCAG ACGCCGTGGCGTTCGAGCAGTGCGGCCGGCGGGACGAGAGGCTGCAGCGGAAAGGGCGCATCGTCGGCGGGCAGCCCGGCAACTCGCCCTGGACCGTCAGCATCCGAAACCG GGCCGGCGTGCACTTCTGCGGGGGCTCCCTGGTGAAGGAGCAGTGGGTCATCAGCACGCGGCAGTGCTTCTCCTCCTG CGACGCGGACCTGTCGGGCTACGAGGTCCAACTGGGAACTCTCTTCAAGGACCCCGGCCCCGAGGACCCCGACAAGCAAGCCATCCCCATCGTGCGCATCGTGTGCGGCCCCTCCGAGTCCCACCTGGTGCTGCTGAAGCTGGCGAG GCCGGCCGTGCTGAACAAGCGGGTGGCCCTGATCTGCCTGCCGCCCGAGCGCTACGTCGTGCCCGCGCAGACCGTGTGCGAGATCGCCGGCTGGGGGGAAACCGGAG gcaCCGCGGACGGCTCCGTGCTCAACGTGGCCCAGCTGCCCGTGCTGTCCAACGAAGAGTGCAatgcggcgctgcgcgggcgcgtGAAGGAGAGCGAGCTGTGCACTGCCCCGCTGCGTGTCGGCGTGGGGGCCTGCGAG GGTGATTACGGGGGGCCCTTAGCCTGCTTCACGCATGACTGCTGGGTGCTGGAGGGGGTGATCACCCCATCCCGTGTATGCGCCCGGACCGACCAGCCTGCCCTCTTCATCCGCACCTCACTCTACGTGGACTGGATCCACAAGGTCATGAAGATGATCTGA
- the MST1 gene encoding hepatocyte growth factor-like protein isoform X2, translating into MRRPGDAAAGLGTMQAALGLLLALAAALGSGQRSPLNDFQRLRAAELLAAPAGPSPPPPERGPVEQCAQRCAASPACRAFHHDRQSQLCQLLPWTQHSPHVQLQKNTHYDLYQKKDYLQECIAAEGASYRGTRAVTEKGIPCQHWQATTPHDHRFLPSPRNGLEENYCRNPDRDKRGPWCYTMDPDVRHQSCGIKKCEDAVCMSCNGEDYRGFVDRTESGAECQRWDLQHPHKHPYHPDKYPDEGLDDNFCRNPDSSERPWCYTTDPGREREFCRIRVCKKRPRPGNVTTGCFKGKGEGYRGRVNVTVSGIACQRWDAQTPHKHHFMPEKYPCKDLQENYCRNPDSSEAPWCFTTRPTLRVAFCFQIRRCADELGAQDCYHGHGEQYHGHVSKTRKGITCQRWSAQEPHVPLISPASHPDAHLEENYCRNPDNDSHGPWCYTMDPRTPFDYCAIKPCAGDKVPSVLENADAVAFEQCGRRDERLQRKGRIVGGQPGNSPWTVSIRNRAGVHFCGGSLVKEQWVISTRQCFSSCDADLSGYEVQLGTLFKDPGPEDPDKQAIPIVRIVCGPSESHLVLLKLARPAVLNKRVALICLPPERYVVPAQTVCEIAGWGETGGTADGSVLNVAQLPVLSNEECNAALRGRVKESELCTAPLRVGVGACEGDYGGPLACFTHDCWVLEGVITPSRVCARTDQPALFIRTSLYVDWIHKVMKMI; encoded by the exons ATGCGCAGGCCGGGGGAcgcggcggccgggctggggaCAATGCAGGCCGCGCTGGGGCTCCTGCTCGCCCTCGCCGCGGCCCTGGGCTCAG GCCAGCGCTCGCCCCTCAACGACTTCCAGCGCCTGCGAGCCGCCGAGCTGCTGGCAGCACCCgccggcccctcgccgccgccgcccgagcgGGGCCCCGTGGAGCAGTGCGCCCAGCGCTGCGCCGCCAGCCCGGCCTGCCG GGCCTTTCACCACGACCGGCAgagccagctgtgccagctgctgccctggacCCAGCACTCGCCCCACGTCCAGCTGCAGAAGAACACCCACTACGACCTCTACCAGAAGAAAG ACTACCTGCAGGAGTGCATCGCCGCCGAGGGTGCCAGCTACCGCGGCACGCGGGCCGTGACGGAGAAGGGCATCCCCTGCCAGCACTGGCAAGCCACCACCCCGCACGACCACAG GTTCCTGCCCTCCCCGCGCAACGGGCTGGAGGAGAACTACTGCCGAAACCCCGACAGGGACAAGCGGGGCCCTTGGTGCTACACCATGGACCCCGACGTGCGGCACCAGAGCTGCGGCATCAAGAAGTGTGAGGACG CCGTCTGCATGAGCTGCAACGGGGAGGACTACCGGGGCTTCGTGGACCGCACCGAGTCGGGCGCCGAGTGCCAGCGCTGGGACCTGCAGCACCCGCACAAGCACCCCTACCACCCGGACAA GTACCCCGACGAGGGCCTGGACGACAACTTCTGCCGCAACCCCGACAGCTCCGAGCGGCCCTGGTGCTACACGACGGACCCCGGGCGGGAGCGCGAGTTTTGCCGGATCCGCGTGTGCA AGAAGCGCCCGCGGCCCGGCAACGTCACCACCGGCTGCTTCAAAGGGAAGGGCGAAGGCTACCGGGGCCGGGTGAACGTCACCGTGTCGGGCATCGCCTGCCAGCGCTGGGACGCCCAGACGCCCCACAAGCACCACTTCATGCCCGAGAAGTACCCGTGCAA GGACCTGCAGGAGAACTACTGCCGCAACCCCGACAGCTCTGAGGCCCCGTGGTGCTTCACCACCCGGCCCACCTTGCGCGTGGCCTTCTGCTTCCAGATCCGGCGCTGCGCCGACGAGCTGGGTGCCCAAG ACTGCTACCACGGCCACGGAGAGCAGTACCATGGCCACGTCAGCAAGACGCGCAAGGGCATCACGTGCCAGCGGTGGTCGGCGCAGGAGCCCCATGTGCCACT GATCTCGCCCGCCAGCCACCCGGATGCCCACCTGGAGGAGAACTACTGCCGCAACCCCGATAACGACAGCCACGGCCCCTGGTGCTACACCATGGACCCCCGCACGCCCTTCGACTACTGCGCCATCAAGCCCTGCG CTGGGGACAAGGTGCCGTCTGTCCTGGAGAACGCAG ACGCCGTGGCGTTCGAGCAGTGCGGCCGGCGGGACGAGAGGCTGCAGCGGAAAGGGCGCATCGTCGGCGGGCAGCCCGGCAACTCGCCCTGGACCGTCAGCATCCGAAACCG GGCCGGCGTGCACTTCTGCGGGGGCTCCCTGGTGAAGGAGCAGTGGGTCATCAGCACGCGGCAGTGCTTCTCCTCCTG CGACGCGGACCTGTCGGGCTACGAGGTCCAACTGGGAACTCTCTTCAAGGACCCCGGCCCCGAGGACCCCGACAAGCAAGCCATCCCCATCGTGCGCATCGTGTGCGGCCCCTCCGAGTCCCACCTGGTGCTGCTGAAGCTGGCGAG GCCGGCCGTGCTGAACAAGCGGGTGGCCCTGATCTGCCTGCCGCCCGAGCGCTACGTCGTGCCCGCGCAGACCGTGTGCGAGATCGCCGGCTGGGGGGAAACCGGAG gcaCCGCGGACGGCTCCGTGCTCAACGTGGCCCAGCTGCCCGTGCTGTCCAACGAAGAGTGCAatgcggcgctgcgcgggcgcgtGAAGGAGAGCGAGCTGTGCACTGCCCCGCTGCGTGTCGGCGTGGGGGCCTGCGAG GGTGATTACGGGGGGCCCTTAGCCTGCTTCACGCATGACTGCTGGGTGCTGGAGGGGGTGATCACCCCATCCCGTGTATGCGCCCGGACCGACCAGCCTGCCCTCTTCATCCGCACCTCACTCTACGTGGACTGGATCCACAAGGTCATGAAGATGATCTGA
- the APEH gene encoding acylamino-acid-releasing enzyme produces the protein MGLGWSPLGSCGQHGEPLRATVEAASLLGPVHSKRVWSPPPVPFSGILGPSPRQLEDWHQPRRPARPGPPSHADAACAGLAACPAQQAQTATGCAWRSRPHGLGGQAKRRGGHGVPRGRRSRGRRWEEPRFGGQGGHVAHCRWTSSRTQLASSLRAIAARYQELSQFPTVTHAALGAGPTTSAGGQTFLLYTECSQPDPGRRRCLRFSRHYSVHRSPGGTVSVSRAALSAELQHQLLGQLSPTGRHRAVLTRCPDQRHELLEVWGSTGRSCSVDLTALGKHGEVYTEGPFACLAWSHAETRLLYVAEKSQPTPRPRFSWDGPGAAGAAEEEEEEKGERFLYHEDWGEALSTRSVPVLCVLDVQESSVTVLEGVPEDVSPGQALWSPDDSGVVFVGWWHVPFRLGLSACSNRRSGIFYLDLASRRCELLSAEHRAACSPRLSPDGRRLLYLEGAVGGPHRQCLQLRVLTWHTRLTATVLDVVREPPDGEGSGAFTGIYADALPPRCWAADSRRALLSTPQRSRTDLLLADTEAATVTNLTAGSPEGCWVLLTTQWDLLVATCSAPHQPPSLVVAVLPPAGQEPTLRWVRAEDTAPVPGISWKTLSVQLPCDEQSPPLRPQALEAVLLSPPAGAAPHPLVVCPHGGPHAVFDARWRPSMAALCQLGFAVLMVNYRGSLGFGQAAIDSLLSRVGEQDVADTQLAVERALQSEALDPCRVALLGGSHGAFIALHLLARHPERYRACAVRSPVTNLATLLGTSDIPDWRYTALGLPYAFERVPRAEDLAAMLLHSPITGASRVRAPVLLCVGGRDRRVCPMQALEFYRVLRARDVPVRLLWYPEGNHALSGVETEADVFGNCARWIIQHLGQSRAAPGQHGP, from the exons ATGGGGCTGGGCTGGTCCCCGCTCGGCAGCTGCGGGCAGCACGGGGAGCCTCTCCGTGCCACGGTGGAGGCCGCAAGTCTCCTTGGGCCGGTGCACAGCAAGCGAGTGTGGagcccccccccagtccccttcTCTGGCATCCTGGGGCCGAGCCCGAGGCAGCTGGAGGACTGGCATCAGCCcaggcgcccggcccggcccgggcccccctCGCATGCTGATGCCGCTTGCGCAGGCCTGGCGGCCTGCCCGGCCCAGCAGGCACAGACGGCGACGGGCTGTGCATGGAGGAGCAGGCCCCATGGCCTCGGGGGACAAGCCAAGCGGAGAGGTGGGCATGGGGTCCCGCGTGGGCGCAGGAGCAGGGGCCGTCGGTGGGAAGAGCCCCgttttggggggcagggaggcCACGTTGCCCATTGCCGGTGGACGTCTTCCCGCACGCAGCTGGCGAGCAGCCTGCGGGCCATCGCTGCCCGCTACCAGGAGCTCAGCCAGTTCCCCACGGTGACCCACGCCGCCCTTGGGGCTGGGCCCACCACCTCTGCAGGGGGCCAGACCTTCCTGCTCTACACTG AGTGCAGCCAGCCGGACCCGGGGCGCCGGCGGTGCCTGCGCTTCAGCCGGCACTACAGCGTGCACCGCTCGCCCGGCGGCACCGTCTCCGTCAGCCGGGCAGCTCTCAGCGCCGAGCTCCAGCACCA GCTCCTCGGCCAGCTCTCGCCCACGGGGCGGCACCGCGCCGTGCTCACCCGCTGCCCAGACCAGCGCCACGAGCTGCTGGAG GTGTGGGGCAGCACCGGCCGCAGCTGCAGCGTGGACCTCACAGCGCTGGGCAAGCACGGAGAGGTCTACACAGAGG GCCCCTTTGCTTGCCTGGCTTGGTCCCACGCGGAGACACGGCTGCTCTACGTGGCCGAGAAGAGCCAGCCCACACCACGGCCCCGCTTCTCCTGGGATGGTCCAggagcggccggggcggcagaggaggaagaggaggagaag GGCGAGCGGTTCCTGTACCACGAGGACTGGGGGGAGGCGCTGAGCACCCGCAGCGTGCCCGTCCTCTGCGTGCTGGACGTCCAGGAGAGCAGCGTCACTGTGCTGGAGGGTGTCCCAGAGGACGTCTCCCCCGGGCAG GCCCTGTGGTCCCCCGATGACAGCGGCGTGGTGTTCGTGGGCTGGTGGCACGTGCCCTTCCGGCTGGGGCTGAGCGCCTGCTCCAACAGGAG GTCGGGTATTTTCTACTTGGACCTGGCCAGCAGGCGCTGTG AGCTGCTGTCCGCGGAGCACCGCGCAGCCTGCTCCCCGCGGCTCAGCCCCGACGGCCGGCGCCTGCTGTAcctggagggggctgtgggggggccccaccgccagtgcctgcagctgcgCGTG CTCACCTGGCACACGAGGCTGACGGCGACGGTGCTCGACGTGGTCCGGGAGCCCCCCGACGGCGAGGGCAGCGGGGCCTTCACCGGGATCTACGCGGacgcgctgccgccgcggtgcTGGGCGGCCGACAGCCGCCGAGCCCTGCTCAGCACCCCGCAGCGGAGCCGCACG GACCTGCTGCTCGCCGACACGGAGGCAGCCACCGTGACCAACCTCACCGCAG GCTCGCCTgaagggtgctgggtgctgctcaCCACCCAGTGGGACCTGCTCGTGGCCACCTGCTCGGCCCCCCACCAGCCGCCCAGCCTG GTGGTGGCGGTGCTGCCACCGGCGGGCCAGGAGCCGACACTCCGCTGGGTGCGCGCAGAGGACACTGCACCGGTGCCCGGCATCTCCTGGAAAACCCTGTCGGTCCAGCTGCCCTGCGATGAGCAGAGCCCTCCTCTGC GCCCCCAGGCCTTGGAGGCCGTGCTGCTGAGCCCGCCGGCCGGCGCGGCACCACACCCCTTGGTCGTGTGCCCCCACG GTGGCCCCCACGCTGTCTTCGACGCCCGCTGGCGCCCGTCCATGGCCGCGCTGTGCCAGCTGGGCTTCGCCGTGCTCATGG TGAATtaccgcggctccctgggcttCGGCCAGGCCGCCATCGACTCGCTGCTCTCCCGGGTGGGCGAGCAGGACGTGGCGGACACGCAG CTGGCGGTGGAGCGAGCGCTGCAGAGCGAGGCCCTGGACCCGTGTCGCGTGGCCCTGCTGGGCGGCTCCCACGGCGCCTTCATCGCCCTCCACCTGCTCGCCCGCCACCCGGAGCGCTACCGGGCCTGCGCCGTCCGCAGCCCCGTCACCAACCTGGCCACCTTGCTGGGCACCTCCGACATCCCCGACTG GCGCTACACGGCCCTGGGGCTGCCCTATGCCTTCGAGCGGGTGCCCCGCGCCGAGGACCTGGCTGCCATGCTGCTGCACTCGCCCATCACCGGGGCGTCCCGG GTGCGGGCACCGGTGCTGCTGTGCGTCGGCGGGAGGGACCGGCGCGTGTGCCCCATGCAGGCGCTGGAGTTTTACCGGGTGCTGCGAGCCAGGGACGTCCCGGTGCG CCTGCTCTGGTACCCGGAGGGAAACCACGCGCTGTCCGGCGTGGAGACGGAGGCCGACGTCTTCGGGAACTGCGCCCGCTGGATCATCCAACATctggggcagagccgggccgcgccgggccagCATGGCCCCTAG
- the LOC112987002 gene encoding acylamino-acid-releasing enzyme-like, with protein sequence MEPSVLSSAEEIAALYRELSQHPTLSAACLGPDVTTQYGGKYCSLYTEWAQRDLERAENVKFCRQYLVFHDGHSIVYSGPAGTCSEIKDELLSRESPSGTLKAVLRKAQSKEKEKQFLEVWDQNRKVKSIDLTALDKHGSVYDDDQFGCLAWSHSETHLLYVAEKKRPKAESFFQSRAPELNSSAEEDLGHPKKQDAPIKGEQFVYHEDWGETLSTRSVPVLCVLDIEGSSISVLEGVPEHVSPGQAFWSPGDTGVVFVGWWHEPFRLGLRYCTNRRSALFYVDLTGGRCELLSEDTKATWSPRLSPDQCRIAYLENSALGPHQQCSRLCMYDWYTKRTCTVLEVVPRQTWGAFPGIYCSALPGLCWAADSQRLVLGTAQRSQQDLFVVDTLTGTVTSLTADAPQGSWSLLTIDRDLLVARFSTPSCPPKLEVALLPGAGREAQVQWVCLQDVPPVPGITWAVRTVQPLPEQDNPQYGGLDFDAILLRPSEGPTAQKPPLVVMPHGGPHSVSAAEWMLYPAALCRMGFAVLLVNYRGSLGFGQDSVASLPGNVGTQDVQDVQLCVERVLQEETLDSARVALVGGSHGGFLACHLIGQFPDTYQACVVRNPVVNIASMVTATDIPDWCLTETGLPYAPDALPDPAQWTEMLHKSPMCYVDRVRVPVLLMLGEDDRRVPPRQGLEYYRALKARGIPTRLLWYPDNNHALAGVEAEADGFMNMALWLLKHLWC encoded by the exons ATGGAGCCGTCG GTGCTGTCGAGCGCGGAGGAGATCGCGGCGCTGTACCGGGAGCTGAGCCAGCACCCCACGCTCAGCGCCGCCTGCCTCGGCCCCGACGTCACCACCCAGTACGGGggcaaatactgcagcctctacACGG AATGGGCGCAGCGGGACCTGGAGCGGGCGGAGAACGTCAAGTTCTGCCGCCAGTACCTCGTTTTCCACGACGGCCACTCCATCGTGTACTCGGGGCCGGCGGGGACCTGCTCCGAGATCAAGGACGA gctgctgagcagggagtcCCCCAGCGGCACGCTGAAGGCCGTCCTGCGCAAGGCCCAGagcaaggagaaggagaagcagtttCTGGAG GTCTGGGATCAGAACCGCAAGGTGAAGAGCATCGATTTGACAGCTCTGGACAAGCATGGCAGTGTCTACGACGACG ATCAGTTTGGCTGCCTGGCCTGGTCCCACTCAGAGACTCACCTGCTCTATGTGGCCGAGAAGAAGCGGCCCAAGGCCGAGTCCTTCTTCCAGAGCAGAGCACCTGAGCTGAACAGCTCCGCTGAAGAGGACCTGGGGCACCCCAAGAAGCAGGACGCACCCATCAAG GGCGAGCAGTTCGTGTACCACGAGGACTGGGGAGAGACACTGAGCACCCGCAGCGTGCCCGTCCTCTGCGTGCTGGACATTGAGGGGAGCAGTATCTCCGTGCTGGAGGGCGTCCCGGAGCACGTCTCCCCCGGGCAG GCCTTCTGGTCCCCTGGTGACACGGGTGTGGTGTTCGTGGGCTGGTGGCACGAGCCTTTCCGCCTGGGCCTGCGGTACTGCACCAACCGCCG GTCTGCGCTGTTCTACGTGGACCTCACGGGTGGGAGATGTG agctgctctctgaaGACACCAAGGCCACGTGGTCCCCGCGGCTCAGCCCTGACCAGTGCCGCATTGCCTACCTGGAGAACAGTGCCCTAGGCCCCCACCAGCAGTGCAGCCGGCTTTGCATG TACGACTGGTACACCAAGCGCACCTGCACCGTGCTCGAGGTTGTGCCCCGGCAGACATGGG GTGCTTTCCCAGGCATCTACTGCAGCGCTCTGCCAGGACTGTGCTGGGCAGCCGACAGCCAGAGGCTCGTGTTGGGGACGGCCCAGCGCAGCCAGCAG GACCTCTTTGTGGTGGACACACTGACAGGCACCGTGACCTCGCTGACGGCCG atgCTCCCCAGGGGAGCTGGTCTCTCCTCACCATTGACCGGGACCTCCTGGTGGCCAGGTTCTCCACCCCAAGCTGCCCCCCCAAGCTG GAAGTGGCTCTCCTGCCGGGCGCGGGCCGGGAGGCCCAGGTGCAGTGGGTCTGCCTGCAGGACGTGCCCCCGGTGCCCGGCATCACCTGGGCCGTGCGCACCGTGCAGCCCCTGCCGGAGCAGGACAACCCGCAGTACG GGGGCCTGGATTTTGACGCCATCCTGCTGCGGCCGAGCGAGGGCCCCACGGCCCAGAAACCCCCGCTGGTCGTAATGCCCCACG GGGGTCCCCACAGTGTCTCTGCGGCCGAGTGGATGCTGTACCCAGCTGCGCTCTGCCGCATGGGCTTCGCCGTGCTCCTGG TGAATTACCGCGGCTCGCTGGGCTTCGGCCAGGACAGCGTGGCCTCCCTGCCAGGCAACGTGGGCACCCAGGACGTGCAGGATGTGCAG CTCTGCGTggagcgggtgctgcaggaggaGACACTGGATTCTGCCCGAGTGGCGCTGGTGGGTGGCTCGCACGGAGGCTTCTTGGCCTGCCACCTCATCGGGCAGTTCCCCGACACCTACCAGGCCTGCGTGGTCCGCAACCCTGTGGTGAACATCGCCTCCATGGTCACCGCCACTGACATCCCCGACTG GTGCCTGACGGAGACAGGGCTGCCCTACGCGCCCGATGCCCTGCCAGACCCGGCCCAGTGGACAGAGATGCTGCACAAGTCGCCCATGTGCTATGTCGACCGG GTCCGCGTGCCCGTGCTGCTGATGCTGGGGGAGGATGACCGGCGCGTGCCCCCCAGGCAGGGGCTGGAGTATTACCGTGCCCTCAAGGCCCGGGGCATCCCCACGCG GCTGCTCTGGTACCCGGACAACAACCACGCTCTGGCTGGAGTCGAGGCTGAAGCCGATGGTTTCATGAACATGGCGCTGTGGCTGCTCAAACACCTGTGGTGCTGA